Proteins found in one Phocoena sinus isolate mPhoSin1 chromosome 5, mPhoSin1.pri, whole genome shotgun sequence genomic segment:
- the MED28 gene encoding mediator of RNA polymerase II transcription subunit 28 isoform X1 — translation MAAPLGGMFSGQPPGPPPPPPGLLAQASLLQATPGVPRTSNSTLVDELESSFEACFASLVSQDYVNGTDQEEIRTGVDQCIQKFLDIARQTECFFLQKRLQLSVQKPEQVIKEDVSELRNELQRKDALVQKHLTKLRHWQQVLEDINMQHKKPADIPQGSLAYLEQASANIPAPMKQT, via the exons ATGGCGGCTCCACTAGGAGGCATGTTCTCCGGGCAGCCACCGGGACCGCCGCCACCCCCGCCGGGTCTCTTGGCCCAGGCTTCGCTGCTTCAGGCCACACCAGGCGTCCCGAGGACTTCTAACAGTACCTTGGTGGACGAGTTGGAGTCATCGTTCGAG GCTTGTTTTGCTTCTCTGGTGAGTCAGGATTATGTCAATGGTACAGATCAGGAAGAAATTCGAACTG gtgttgaTCAGTGTATCCAGAAATTTCTAGATATTGCGAGACAGACAGAATGTTTTTTCCTACAAAAAAGATTGCAGTTATCTGTCCAGAAACCAGAGCAAGTTATCAAAGAG GATGTCTCAGAACTGAGGAACGAATTACAGCGAAAGGATGCTCTGGTCCAGAAGCACTTAACAAAACTGAGACATTGGCAGCAGGTGCTGGAGGACATCAACATGCAGCACAAAAAGCCAGCCGACATCCCTCAGGGTTCCCTGGCCTACCTCGAGCAGGCATCTGCAAATATCCCTGCACCGATGAAGCAAACCTGA
- the MED28 gene encoding mediator of RNA polymerase II transcription subunit 28 isoform X2, with the protein MAAPLGGMFSGQPPGPPPPPPGLLAQASLLQATPGVPRTSNSTLVDELESSFEACFASLVSQDYVNGTDQEEIRTGCLRTEERITAKGCSGPEALNKTETLAAGAGGHQHAAQKASRHPSGFPGLPRAGICKYPCTDEANLRKSHLNMSWWLSQPRHSFAKHHFL; encoded by the exons ATGGCGGCTCCACTAGGAGGCATGTTCTCCGGGCAGCCACCGGGACCGCCGCCACCCCCGCCGGGTCTCTTGGCCCAGGCTTCGCTGCTTCAGGCCACACCAGGCGTCCCGAGGACTTCTAACAGTACCTTGGTGGACGAGTTGGAGTCATCGTTCGAG GCTTGTTTTGCTTCTCTGGTGAGTCAGGATTATGTCAATGGTACAGATCAGGAAGAAATTCGAACTG GATGTCTCAGAACTGAGGAACGAATTACAGCGAAAGGATGCTCTGGTCCAGAAGCACTTAACAAAACTGAGACATTGGCAGCAGGTGCTGGAGGACATCAACATGCAGCACAAAAAGCCAGCCGACATCCCTCAGGGTTCCCTGGCCTACCTCGAGCAGGCATCTGCAAATATCCCTGCACCGATGAAGCAAACCTGAGGAAAAGCCACCTGAACATGAGCTGGTGGCTGAGTCAGCCCAGACACAGTTTTGCCAAACATCACTTCTTGTAG